In Dyadobacter subterraneus, a single genomic region encodes these proteins:
- a CDS encoding DUF3500 domain-containing protein encodes MKAQQFLSKLLLLLFFAFFICCKSSTSDDVTSETATITALTCTSATFSSTAINGTAYTGTVTVPYTGGNAVAYNAGSAISSTGVTGLTATLQAGKLASGAGNLAYTITGTPTSVGTAIFAITFGSMSCNISLTVSDATTSTVDCSTATTTVAKVVCAVEAFKATLSAAQLATVQISLTKANAIKWSNLPGGVKIRNGIEFSTLSATQLAAAKAIIAAASGTSANDGYDEFSQINAADDVLATKANGYGSGLYIIAFLGTPSVTGTWMLQFGGHHYAQNITYNAGAVASATPSHQGIEPKTWTAGTTTYAPLAVEHDAMAAMLASLSTAQLASAKLSTTFSDVALGPNKDGQFPTTKLGVAVSTLSDAQKLLVLAAMKPWTNDVDNATGTANLKLYENELAGTYISYSGNATLTNNADYVRIDGPSVWIEFVCQSGVVYQNEIHYHSVYRDHTRDYNGL; translated from the coding sequence ATGAAAGCGCAACAATTTCTTTCCAAATTATTACTACTACTCTTTTTTGCTTTTTTCATTTGCTGTAAATCCAGCACGAGTGACGATGTAACATCGGAAACTGCTACAATTACCGCCTTAACCTGTACCTCTGCCACTTTTTCTTCAACTGCAATAAACGGAACTGCTTATACCGGAACGGTGACGGTGCCCTACACAGGTGGAAACGCGGTGGCCTATAATGCGGGTTCTGCCATTTCTTCAACGGGTGTAACCGGCCTCACTGCCACTTTGCAGGCGGGAAAGTTGGCATCTGGTGCGGGAAATCTGGCCTATACAATTACCGGAACGCCGACGTCAGTCGGGACAGCCATTTTTGCCATTACTTTCGGCAGCATGAGCTGTAATATTTCGTTGACAGTTTCCGATGCTACTACCAGCACCGTTGATTGCAGCACGGCCACTACAACGGTTGCAAAGGTGGTTTGTGCAGTTGAGGCGTTCAAGGCAACACTTTCTGCTGCCCAGCTGGCAACGGTTCAGATTAGTCTTACCAAGGCAAATGCAATAAAATGGTCAAACTTACCAGGTGGTGTAAAAATTCGAAATGGAATTGAATTCAGCACATTAAGCGCCACACAACTTGCGGCCGCAAAAGCTATAATTGCTGCGGCGTCGGGTACAAGTGCCAATGATGGCTATGATGAATTCAGCCAAATAAATGCTGCCGATGATGTTTTGGCTACCAAAGCAAATGGCTACGGCTCGGGACTATATATTATTGCGTTTTTAGGAACACCAAGTGTGACCGGAACGTGGATGCTGCAATTTGGCGGCCATCACTACGCACAGAATATAACGTACAATGCCGGAGCTGTGGCCAGTGCAACGCCGTCGCACCAGGGAATTGAACCCAAAACCTGGACTGCCGGAACCACTACCTACGCACCTTTGGCAGTTGAGCATGATGCAATGGCTGCGATGCTGGCGTCACTTTCAACAGCTCAGCTGGCCTCGGCAAAACTATCGACTACATTCAGTGATGTGGCGCTGGGACCAAATAAGGACGGACAATTTCCGACTACAAAACTGGGCGTTGCGGTAAGTACTTTAAGTGATGCCCAAAAACTTTTAGTGCTGGCTGCCATGAAACCATGGACCAATGATGTGGATAATGCTACCGGTACGGCAAATCTCAAACTTTACGAAAACGAGTTGGCAGGAACGTACATTTCCTATTCAGGTAATGCAACACTTACTAACAATGCAGATTATGTTCGAATCGACGGACCAAGTGTCTGGATAGAATTTGTTTGTCAGTCGGGTGTGGTATATCAAAATGAAATTCATTATCACTCTGTGTATCGTGATCATACACGGGATTATAACGGGCTTTAA
- a CDS encoding cation diffusion facilitator family transporter, which produces MTNEEKAVKATYFSIIGNTSLAVIKGFAGYFGNSYALIADAIESTSDIFSSLLVLFGIKYSNRPADKNHPYGHGRAEPLITFLVVGFLITSAVVIAYESIENILTPHELPKPFTLFVLGAIIVWKEISFRLVIKKSVETNSSSLKADAWHHRSDAITSVAAFIGISIALVFGKGYESADDWAALFASVFILYNSYLIFRPALGEIMDENLYEDLIEEIRRIALTVEGILGTEKCLIRKSGMKYLVDLHATVDANISVKQGHILAHKLKDKLQLEIPEIEFILIHIEPFERKF; this is translated from the coding sequence ATGACAAACGAAGAAAAGGCAGTTAAGGCAACTTACTTTAGTATTATCGGAAATACCAGTTTGGCGGTTATAAAAGGATTTGCTGGTTATTTTGGGAACTCCTACGCACTTATTGCTGATGCTATCGAATCCACAAGTGATATTTTTTCATCGCTTCTGGTACTCTTCGGGATTAAATATTCTAATCGTCCCGCCGACAAAAATCATCCATATGGGCATGGCCGTGCCGAGCCATTGATCACTTTTCTTGTGGTTGGTTTCTTAATAACTTCTGCCGTTGTGATTGCCTATGAAAGCATTGAAAATATTCTTACTCCCCATGAGTTGCCCAAACCTTTCACGCTTTTTGTTTTAGGTGCTATTATTGTTTGGAAAGAAATTTCATTCAGGCTTGTAATTAAGAAAAGTGTTGAGACGAATAGTTCTTCATTGAAAGCAGATGCCTGGCATCATAGAAGTGATGCGATTACCTCCGTGGCTGCGTTTATCGGTATTTCCATTGCTCTTGTTTTCGGAAAAGGTTATGAGTCAGCTGATGACTGGGCGGCGCTTTTTGCATCTGTATTTATTCTTTATAACAGCTATCTCATTTTCAGACCTGCCCTTGGAGAGATTATGGATGAAAATCTTTATGAAGATTTAATTGAAGAGATCAGGCGTATTGCATTAACTGTCGAAGGTATTTTAGGTACCGAAAAATGCCTGATCAGGAAATCAGGAATGAAATATCTGGTTGATTTGCATGCAACCGTAGATGCCAATATTTCAGTAAAACAAGGACATATATTGGCTCATAAATTGAAAGATAAATTACAGCTGGAAATTCCTGAGATAGAATTTATTCTAATCCATATTGAGCCATTTGAGAGGAAATTTTAA
- a CDS encoding ester cyclase yields MEITERNKAVVLRFNKEVIEEGNLQSFEELMDKDFINHSAPEGADHGPAGMINFFNNILRPAFPDLKVIIHTQVAEDDLVTTRKSITGTHRGIIFGITPTGKEVSIDVIDIVKVRDRKYFEHWGLNTLPAVLAKLSE; encoded by the coding sequence ATGGAAATTACAGAAAGGAATAAAGCAGTTGTTCTGCGTTTTAATAAAGAGGTGATTGAAGAGGGAAATCTTCAATCGTTTGAAGAATTGATGGATAAAGATTTTATCAATCACTCCGCTCCGGAAGGTGCGGATCATGGACCAGCCGGTATGATCAATTTTTTCAACAATATCCTCAGACCCGCTTTTCCGGATTTGAAAGTAATCATTCATACGCAGGTAGCGGAAGATGATTTAGTGACAACCAGAAAATCGATAACCGGTACGCACAGAGGAATTATTTTTGGCATAACACCAACGGGAAAAGAGGTTAGCATCGACGTTATTGACATTGTTAAAGTCCGTGACAGAAAATATTTTGAACATTGGGGACTAAATACACTGCCGGCCGTGCTCGCTAAATTATCTGAGTAA
- a CDS encoding LytR/AlgR family response regulator transcription factor yields MIKAIALDDERPALEVLDAFCSQVNFIDLKKTFSKTGEANLYLEENPVDLVFLDINMPAVSGINFYKAMPHPAMVIFTTAYNEYAVESYELDAVDYLLKPFTFDRFLKAVTKAQDLQKLHQQSSGSQEKYLYFRVDYSLVKVAIADIIFIEGLDNYLKIHLAGQKPVVVRLTMKAILEKLPEKGFLRVHRSYTVSLDKIILVRNKVIKIAEEEIPLGSSFEESFNAVFKG; encoded by the coding sequence ATGATCAAGGCAATAGCATTGGATGACGAAAGACCTGCTTTGGAAGTATTGGATGCGTTTTGTAGTCAGGTTAATTTTATTGATCTCAAAAAAACGTTTTCTAAAACTGGTGAAGCAAACCTTTATCTCGAAGAAAATCCTGTGGATCTTGTATTTCTGGATATTAATATGCCGGCGGTTTCCGGAATAAATTTTTACAAAGCCATGCCTCATCCTGCCATGGTCATCTTCACCACAGCCTATAACGAATACGCCGTTGAAAGTTACGAACTTGATGCGGTAGATTATCTTTTAAAACCTTTCACATTCGACAGATTTTTGAAAGCCGTAACCAAAGCCCAGGATTTGCAGAAATTGCATCAGCAATCGTCTGGCAGCCAGGAGAAATATCTTTATTTCAGGGTAGATTACAGTTTGGTCAAAGTGGCCATAGCTGACATTATTTTTATTGAAGGACTGGACAATTATCTTAAAATCCATTTAGCCGGACAAAAGCCGGTCGTAGTAAGATTAACGATGAAAGCGATTTTGGAAAAACTTCCTGAAAAAGGTTTTCTACGCGTACACCGTTCCTACACCGTTTCTCTCGATAAAATTATTCTGGTACGAAACAAGGTCATCAAAATTGCAGAAGAGGAAATTCCACTGGGAAGCAGTTTTGAGGAAAGTTTTAATGCAGTTTTCAAGGGTTAA
- a CDS encoding VOC family protein, producing MEDKHPTYANGKVCYIEIPSDDVNVSAAFYETVFGWNIRRRDDGSISFDDGAGEVSGTWITDRKAVSEIGMITHIMVDDINITMKIIKDNGGKITEEIGRHLPEITARFADPYGNIWGLYQERN from the coding sequence ATGGAAGATAAACACCCAACTTACGCAAACGGGAAAGTCTGTTACATTGAAATTCCTTCTGATGATGTAAATGTATCAGCTGCCTTTTATGAAACCGTTTTTGGCTGGAATATCCGGCGCCGTGATGATGGCAGCATTTCCTTTGATGACGGTGCCGGGGAAGTGAGCGGAACTTGGATTACCGATAGAAAAGCAGTTTCGGAAATTGGCATGATTACGCATATAATGGTTGATGATATCAACATTACAATGAAAATCATAAAAGATAACGGAGGAAAAATTACGGAAGAGATCGGAAGACATTTACCGGAAATCACCGCGCGTTTTGCTGATCCGTATGGTAACATCTGGGGCCTTTATCAGGAAAGAAATTAA
- a CDS encoding helix-turn-helix domain-containing protein — protein sequence MSIYNLPFDLDELQNQTSENVIIRTYTSNQNTNKNKIILHQNMINMIINGTKSVVYAENTTTISAGELLILSKGNCLTSEVRPENTAFTSILLYFSNTVLSEFLIKYKSVVPGDQAELSKTPFLVFRQDSFIKNYIESLNLMLKPPKTFSSELKRLKLEELLLYLLQNDPEKFLSLQVDMLDNEDMRIRKAVESNLTNQVTVEELAFICNCSISTFKRKFTKIYNTSPQKWLLEKKMQFAATLLHQKDEKPGLVYQKVGYENHSSFSKSFKQYHSITPTEYQQKILNVQPQ from the coding sequence GTGAGCATATATAATCTGCCTTTTGATTTAGACGAGCTGCAAAATCAAACTTCGGAAAATGTAATTATCCGGACCTATACTTCCAATCAAAATACGAACAAGAACAAAATCATTTTGCATCAGAATATGATCAATATGATTATTAACGGAACAAAAAGTGTCGTTTATGCCGAAAATACGACTACAATTTCTGCCGGAGAATTGCTGATCTTGTCAAAAGGAAATTGCCTAACCAGTGAAGTACGGCCTGAAAACACTGCTTTTACAAGTATCCTGCTTTATTTCAGCAATACAGTTTTGTCCGAATTCCTGATTAAATATAAATCCGTGGTTCCGGGTGACCAGGCTGAATTATCCAAAACACCATTTCTGGTTTTCAGGCAAGACAGTTTTATAAAAAATTATATTGAGTCTCTAAATCTGATGCTCAAACCTCCCAAAACGTTTTCATCCGAACTGAAACGGCTGAAACTGGAAGAGTTGTTACTATATCTGCTGCAAAATGATCCGGAAAAATTTCTTTCCCTGCAAGTTGACATGCTGGACAACGAGGATATGAGAATACGCAAAGCGGTGGAAAGCAATCTAACAAATCAGGTTACGGTGGAGGAACTGGCTTTTATTTGTAATTGCAGTATTTCCACTTTCAAACGGAAGTTTACAAAAATCTATAATACTTCTCCTCAAAAATGGTTATTAGAGAAAAAGATGCAGTTCGCTGCCACTTTGCTGCACCAAAAAGACGAAAAACCAGGATTGGTTTACCAAAAAGTAGGTTATGAAAACCATTCAAGTTTCTCCAAATCCTTTAAACAATATCACAGTATCACACCGACGGAATATCAGCAAAAAATATTGAACGTCCAGCCACAATAA
- a CDS encoding response regulator transcription factor: MSKGLSNKEIAEQLFLSFHTIKTYRKNIIKKLGFIFKMHPS, from the coding sequence ATATCAAAAGGATTATCCAATAAAGAGATTGCTGAGCAGTTATTTTTGAGTTTTCATACCATCAAAACTTATCGTAAAAACATCATTAAAAAACTCGGATTTATCTTCAAAATGCATCCGAGCTAG
- a CDS encoding HupE/UreJ family protein, with protein sequence MKIAISNISRQYRRLMLTLLVLFFISGNVSAHPMPNSVMSLDIQPGKVYAELQLPLNELELAFGHQVNQHPENLVSRLSPELKSYLIVHIHPVSKDGKPWTVSVEDLFVQKIPASASGPYFELHAKVVMTPSEGETTREFDLNYDVIMHQVVTHFALISVQQDWEAGLYGEKPVELGVISFDIRSNKIFPFKVNLETGGIWNGFKQTVVLGMHHIAEGTDHLLFLLVLLLPAPLLVNRRRWGTFGGWRYSWIRLLKIVTAFTIGHSVTLIAGALGLFTFPSQLVEIVIAFSIIISAIHAFRPIFSGKEAVVAVGFGLIHGMAFAGTLVSLNLDIFHLGLSILGFNLGIELMQLFVIAAVFPWLIILSRSKFYSVIRISGAVFSALAASGWMVERITENSNFITVQTQRIVGHAPWLIALLAVAAVASLSTNFISKLHRKKEYPEVAEL encoded by the coding sequence ATGAAAATAGCCATTTCCAACATCAGTCGCCAATACCGGCGGCTGATGTTAACGCTGCTGGTTCTGTTTTTTATTTCGGGGAATGTATCTGCACACCCGATGCCGAATTCCGTTATGTCTCTGGATATTCAGCCAGGTAAAGTTTATGCCGAATTACAACTTCCTTTAAATGAACTTGAACTGGCATTTGGACATCAGGTAAATCAGCATCCGGAAAACCTGGTAAGTCGCCTGTCGCCTGAACTGAAATCTTATCTTATTGTACATATTCACCCGGTAAGTAAAGATGGTAAACCATGGACTGTTTCGGTTGAAGATCTTTTTGTACAGAAAATTCCCGCAAGCGCAAGCGGACCGTATTTTGAACTTCATGCAAAAGTAGTTATGACTCCTTCCGAAGGCGAAACCACGCGGGAATTTGATTTGAATTATGACGTGATCATGCATCAGGTTGTTACACATTTCGCATTAATTTCGGTTCAACAGGATTGGGAAGCAGGACTTTATGGAGAAAAACCGGTGGAACTTGGTGTGATTTCTTTCGACATCCGAAGCAACAAAATTTTTCCATTTAAAGTAAATCTGGAAACAGGCGGTATATGGAATGGATTTAAACAAACCGTCGTTTTGGGCATGCACCATATTGCCGAGGGAACAGACCATTTACTGTTTCTTCTGGTACTTTTACTTCCTGCCCCTTTACTTGTGAACCGGAGACGTTGGGGAACATTTGGCGGCTGGCGTTATAGCTGGATCCGTCTTTTGAAAATTGTTACGGCTTTTACAATCGGGCATTCAGTTACTTTGATAGCCGGTGCCTTAGGTTTGTTTACTTTTCCGTCACAACTGGTTGAAATTGTAATTGCCTTTTCTATTATTATTTCAGCAATTCATGCTTTCAGACCCATATTTTCAGGAAAAGAGGCGGTTGTTGCTGTGGGTTTTGGATTGATTCACGGCATGGCTTTCGCAGGAACGCTGGTAAGTCTGAATCTTGATATTTTTCATTTGGGATTAAGTATTCTCGGATTTAATCTTGGCATCGAACTGATGCAGCTTTTTGTCATTGCAGCTGTATTTCCGTGGCTGATTATTTTAAGTAGAAGCAAATTTTACTCCGTGATCAGAATCTCAGGCGCAGTATTTTCTGCCCTTGCAGCATCAGGATGGATGGTAGAAAGAATCACAGAAAATTCAAATTTTATAACGGTTCAAACGCAGCGAATTGTTGGACACGCCCCATGGCTTATCGCCTTGTTGGCAGTTGCAGCAGTCGCAAGTTTATCAACCAATTTTATTTCAAAATTGCATAGGAAAAAGGAATATCCGGAAGTTGCTGAGTTATAA
- a CDS encoding helix-turn-helix domain-containing protein has product MTNPETVQEFYSRVPAANRLGLPMNNAGAGHFNVFSRESCAIITPYSRRDFYKVSLIIGTGKLHYADKWIAIDRPALLFSNPVVPYSWEAESHVQQGWFCLFTEAFLQPDERNQSLQDSPLFKIGGNPVFFIDDLQLEEVSGIFKKMMREIASEYTHKYSLLRNYLHLVIHEAMKLNPADNFEKHVNASSRITSLFIELLERQFPIDTPEAALKMKTANDYALNLSVHVNHLNRSVKETTGKTTTEHIAARITREACALLQHTDWDISEIAYSLGFEYPAYFTNFFKKHIGVPPGEIRHPAV; this is encoded by the coding sequence ATGACTAATCCAGAAACCGTTCAGGAATTTTACAGCCGTGTACCCGCAGCTAACCGACTTGGTTTACCAATGAACAATGCAGGTGCCGGACATTTTAATGTTTTTTCCAGGGAATCCTGTGCCATTATTACGCCATACAGCCGCAGGGATTTTTACAAAGTTTCACTCATTATCGGCACAGGAAAACTGCATTATGCAGATAAGTGGATCGCAATTGACAGGCCTGCACTTCTCTTTTCAAACCCTGTTGTCCCCTATTCCTGGGAAGCAGAATCACATGTACAACAAGGCTGGTTTTGTCTGTTTACTGAGGCATTTCTTCAACCGGATGAACGAAACCAAAGCTTGCAGGACTCACCATTATTCAAAATCGGAGGAAACCCTGTTTTTTTTATTGACGATTTGCAGCTTGAAGAAGTTTCCGGGATTTTCAAAAAAATGATGCGCGAAATTGCCTCTGAATATACCCATAAGTATAGTTTATTGCGAAATTACCTTCATTTGGTTATCCATGAAGCCATGAAGTTGAACCCCGCAGATAATTTCGAAAAACATGTAAATGCATCTTCAAGAATCACTTCCCTTTTTATTGAACTTCTTGAAAGACAATTTCCTATTGACACGCCGGAAGCTGCTCTTAAAATGAAAACGGCGAACGATTACGCACTTAACCTTTCGGTACATGTAAATCATTTGAACCGGTCGGTAAAAGAAACTACCGGAAAGACTACTACCGAGCATATTGCTGCCAGAATAACCCGTGAAGCCTGCGCCTTATTGCAGCACACGGATTGGGATATTTCAGAAATTGCTTATAGTCTTGGTTTTGAATATCCCGCCTACTTTACAAATTTCTTCAAAAAACATATTGGCGTACCTCCCGGCGAAATCAGACATCCGGCTGTTTGA
- a CDS encoding aldo/keto reductase, with amino-acid sequence MKYRNLGTTAEKLSALGLGCMGMSFAYGPTDDAESIATLHKALDLGINFWDTADMYANGLNEELVSKVLVPNRDKIFIATKFGFRFKDGVAGPSNSAGTYFDGSPEWIKVAVEKSLKRLKIDTIDLYYAHRVDKNVPIEETVGAMAELVKEGKVRYLGLSEASATSIRKAQAVHPIAALQSEYSLLTRDVEGEILTTIRELGISLVPYSPLARGLVTNKLNLDTLTDDDFRKSLPRYQQENADNNAKLVSGFADIASGKNCTPAQLALAWVLAQGDDIIPIPGTKKRKYLEENVGAIDVNLSAEDLKTIDELIAKYPNTGERYNEGSMKLVNN; translated from the coding sequence ATGAAGTACAGAAATCTTGGAACAACAGCCGAAAAACTTTCAGCCCTGGGGCTGGGGTGCATGGGAATGAGCTTCGCTTATGGCCCCACTGATGATGCAGAAAGTATCGCCACATTACACAAAGCACTGGATCTGGGAATCAATTTTTGGGATACCGCGGATATGTATGCCAATGGTTTGAATGAAGAACTTGTTTCAAAAGTACTGGTGCCAAACCGGGATAAAATTTTCATAGCTACCAAATTCGGTTTTCGTTTTAAAGATGGAGTTGCCGGACCCAGCAATTCTGCCGGCACCTATTTTGACGGCTCTCCCGAGTGGATAAAAGTAGCGGTAGAAAAAAGTTTGAAAAGATTAAAAATCGATACTATTGATCTTTATTACGCTCATAGGGTAGACAAAAATGTACCTATTGAGGAAACCGTTGGCGCAATGGCAGAACTTGTTAAAGAAGGAAAAGTGCGCTATCTGGGTTTGAGTGAGGCTTCGGCAACATCAATCCGAAAGGCGCAGGCGGTTCACCCGATTGCTGCATTGCAAAGTGAATATTCGTTATTGACAAGAGATGTTGAAGGTGAGATTTTGACTACAATTCGTGAGCTCGGCATTTCGCTGGTTCCCTATTCTCCTCTGGCAAGAGGGCTGGTTACAAATAAACTTAATCTCGACACCTTAACTGACGATGATTTTCGCAAATCCTTGCCGCGCTATCAACAGGAAAATGCCGACAATAATGCAAAACTGGTAAGCGGTTTTGCTGACATTGCATCCGGTAAAAACTGTACACCTGCCCAGCTTGCACTTGCCTGGGTATTGGCTCAGGGAGATGATATTATTCCAATTCCGGGTACGAAAAAACGGAAATATCTGGAAGAAAATGTTGGTGCAATTGACGTAAATTTATCTGCTGAGGACCTGAAAACAATTGATGAATTAATAGCAAAGTATCCTAACACAGGCGAACGCTACAACGAAGGCTCCATGAAACTGGTGAATAATTAA
- a CDS encoding NAD(P)-dependent oxidoreductase, whose amino-acid sequence MHAASFLPCSLNCDHNNLNSYNKQKKMMSNTKIGWIGLGKMGVPMSRQLIKSGFSITVFNRSKDKKKDLKESGAEIASTPAELIGLTDLIIIMVSDDKAIHAVFNGDQGLLSAGTSGKIIINMSTVSPAISKEMAALCKSQGNNYLDAPVSGSVKQAEEGQLVIMAGGEDEIFETAKPILEKLGKLALRVGDTGAGNTAKLAVNTLLAFHAQGLAEAICFANKNGIATEDLMTIINNSALGNVFGKIKGEAIIHDNYQAAFALKHIAKDLRLAKAEGLDTPLAETVYKTFQEAETVFGEEDIIAVIKQIK is encoded by the coding sequence ATGCACGCAGCTTCTTTTTTACCTTGCAGTTTAAATTGTGATCATAACAATCTAAATTCATATAATAAACAGAAAAAAATGATGAGCAACACTAAAATAGGTTGGATTGGGCTGGGAAAAATGGGTGTGCCAATGTCTCGCCAGTTGATAAAATCCGGATTTTCGATAACCGTTTTTAACCGAAGCAAGGATAAAAAAAAAGATTTGAAAGAGTCAGGAGCAGAGATAGCTTCTACGCCGGCGGAACTGATCGGACTAACAGATTTAATAATTATTATGGTGTCGGATGATAAGGCAATTCATGCTGTTTTCAACGGCGACCAAGGATTATTAAGTGCCGGAACGAGCGGGAAAATCATTATTAACATGAGCACAGTTTCTCCCGCAATCAGCAAGGAAATGGCTGCTCTCTGCAAAAGTCAGGGGAATAATTATCTGGATGCGCCGGTGTCCGGCAGTGTGAAGCAGGCGGAAGAAGGACAGCTTGTCATCATGGCGGGAGGTGAAGACGAAATATTTGAAACTGCTAAACCTATTCTGGAAAAATTGGGAAAACTTGCCTTGCGCGTGGGTGATACCGGTGCTGGTAATACGGCTAAACTTGCTGTTAATACTTTACTTGCATTTCACGCACAGGGGTTGGCCGAAGCAATCTGCTTTGCCAATAAAAACGGAATTGCTACCGAAGATTTAATGACAATTATCAACAACAGCGCGTTAGGAAATGTGTTTGGAAAAATTAAAGGTGAAGCAATTATCCATGATAATTACCAGGCTGCTTTTGCTTTAAAACACATCGCCAAAGATCTCCGTCTGGCAAAAGCGGAGGGATTGGATACGCCTTTGGCTGAAACAGTTTATAAAACTTTTCAGGAAGCCGAAACGGTTTTTGGCGAAGAAGATATTATTGCTGTGATTAAGCAGATTAAATAA
- a CDS encoding sensor histidine kinase codes for MTKPKNQYLYHILGCLAFLLLPLTLSPRPPEEVGYFLSKPTQRDFVVNLLMLVFFYINYYILIPRVYFREKYLVYSLFLAVGFGLILFFPSFVTGNFSWQDHPGRMGGFNPHNGHFIPSRPVGSIFFEEVKHHIYLFAVVALFSILLQVNSRLLQAEKERLAAELAHLKAQIHPHFLFNTLNSIYALTIKKDDKAPDSIVKLSEFMRYLLKDANENEVFLDKEIGYITNYIDLQISRLRDSVNLNFEVNGTAKNQKIAPLLLFSFIENAFKHGVNPDEDSKIDIRIDIKNESVYLLVINKKVTIINKEYSTNIGLANTRERLHLFYANKHKLRIDNNTEFFKVELEIELI; via the coding sequence ATGACAAAACCTAAAAACCAATATCTGTACCATATTCTGGGATGTCTGGCATTTCTGCTTTTGCCGCTGACCTTATCACCCAGGCCGCCGGAAGAAGTTGGTTATTTTTTGTCAAAACCAACACAAAGAGATTTTGTTGTGAACTTACTTATGCTGGTTTTCTTTTATATCAACTATTACATATTGATACCAAGGGTTTATTTCCGGGAAAAGTATCTGGTTTATTCATTATTCCTTGCCGTCGGCTTCGGGCTAATTTTATTTTTTCCATCATTTGTAACAGGCAATTTTTCCTGGCAGGATCATCCCGGCAGAATGGGTGGCTTCAATCCTCACAATGGCCATTTTATTCCATCAAGACCAGTAGGAAGCATTTTTTTTGAAGAAGTGAAACATCATATTTATCTGTTTGCCGTGGTTGCACTTTTTTCAATTCTATTGCAAGTAAACAGCCGTTTGTTACAGGCCGAAAAAGAAAGGCTTGCCGCTGAACTTGCACATTTGAAAGCGCAAATCCATCCGCATTTTTTGTTTAACACGCTTAACAGTATTTATGCACTTACGATCAAAAAGGATGACAAAGCGCCGGATTCCATTGTAAAACTTTCGGAATTCATGCGTTATCTGTTGAAAGATGCGAATGAAAATGAAGTTTTTCTGGATAAGGAAATCGGCTATATTACAAATTATATTGATTTGCAGATTTCACGTTTAAGAGATTCTGTAAATCTGAATTTTGAAGTGAACGGAACGGCGAAAAATCAAAAAATTGCGCCCCTTCTACTTTTTTCATTTATCGAAAACGCTTTCAAACATGGCGTGAATCCGGATGAAGATTCAAAAATTGATATTCGGATTGATATCAAAAATGAATCCGTTTATCTGTTGGTAATAAACAAAAAAGTAACGATCATAAATAAAGAATATTCGACAAATATCGGCCTTGCGAACACAAGGGAACGTTTACATCTTTTTTATGCCAATAAACACAAATTGCGGATTGATAACAACACGGAGTTTTTTAAAGTCGAACTTGAAATTGAACTGATATGA